A genomic stretch from Planctomycetaceae bacterium includes:
- a CDS encoding endo-1,4-beta-xylanase, which yields MRKLLFLILLGALPLAATVDKVQGQDPERGRRGGFGGPIELGPDDRQTYPDPADSIVETRENIPRGKLEMIEYESKTVGTVRRMNVYTPPGYTSETKYPVLYLLHGIGGDETEWQRFATPDVMFDNLIADGKAVPMIVVMPNGRAQKNDRAEGNVMASAPAFAVFEKDLLVDVIPAIEKRYSVQADREHRALAGLSMGGGQSLNFGLTHLDTFSWVGGFSSAPNTKTPQELVPEPQKTKERLKLLWLSCGNKDGLISFSQRLQRYLKEHDVPHVWNVDTHGHDPTHWRNNLYHFAQLLFQDTSAEQKRQMDAESSTTAVPTSPDIKASNTTPEGIADDFRPATTNQSGKVYPQVNSQGRIKFRVVAPEAKSVSTTFRDSTEFVKGEDGAWIGYSRPLDEGFHYYELIIDGAHVPDPNSTYYFGAMRWGSGIEIPAHDQEFYALKNVPHGQIREVFFHSKSTNAERRAFVYTPPGYDSHPETCYPVLYLQHGWGENEYGWSVQGHAGLIMDNLIAEGKAKPFIIVMTYGMTNEVRMGGLRNFDITDFETVLVDELIPYVDEHFRTLTDQPNRAMAGLSMGSMETRLITLRNLDKFSQIGLFSGATISGEDVESTEGFRENVKLVFVSYGSKEVDGGRTRRGGDPKDSVEQLKQLGVNAHYYLSPATAHEWQTWRRSLREFGAMLFQPEDKLSGTWNVKFDTQIGIQDYIMTFDRQGGQVVAKARAELSGRSREIEFTDVELNGNSVSFVEELNFGGNQIRIQYTGHIDGDTVVFQRKVGEFASEKATARRSSAARQVMAESVNSTPPESGSTPSEVRIDRVIKEAFKDSFLVGMAGDLPTRYSDEELQLASEHFGAITPENCMKPAPVHPAEDRWQFEQTDALLQWAEQNRMTTHGHTLVWHQQTPDWFFEGGDREVVRQRMKNHIETLVGRYKGKLQSWDVVNEAINDGGNAQSAKTEHLRDSKWMQILGPEFLTLAFQFAHAADPEAVLYYNDYNIEAGPKHESSMVLLKRLLAEGAPVHAVGIQGHWRSGSVPFEAIDRAIADYASLGLKVSITELDVTIRGASGGQFGGGIGGRRSRETTPASIEDLNAQAEDYSKLFEIFRKHEKVIERVTFWGLNDRRTWRRGQHPLLFDANNHVKPAYAAIVNAREAGESRESSSAVDEDPAK from the coding sequence ATGAGAAAACTTCTGTTCCTGATTCTGCTCGGCGCCCTTCCTTTGGCCGCCACCGTTGACAAGGTACAGGGGCAAGACCCGGAGCGGGGCCGCCGTGGCGGTTTCGGTGGCCCGATTGAACTGGGCCCCGACGACAGGCAGACGTATCCAGATCCTGCGGACAGTATCGTCGAGACGCGTGAGAACATCCCACGTGGCAAACTGGAGATGATTGAATACGAATCCAAAACGGTTGGCACAGTTCGTCGGATGAATGTCTACACGCCTCCGGGATACACATCCGAAACGAAGTACCCGGTATTGTATTTGTTGCACGGCATCGGCGGGGACGAAACCGAATGGCAGCGTTTTGCGACTCCGGATGTGATGTTCGACAATCTGATTGCCGATGGAAAAGCCGTCCCGATGATCGTTGTGATGCCCAACGGGCGAGCGCAGAAGAATGATCGCGCTGAAGGAAACGTGATGGCAAGTGCTCCGGCCTTTGCCGTGTTTGAAAAGGACCTGCTGGTAGATGTCATCCCGGCGATCGAGAAACGCTATTCCGTCCAGGCAGATCGAGAACACCGAGCTCTGGCTGGCCTGTCGATGGGCGGTGGACAGTCGCTGAATTTCGGCCTTACCCACCTGGATACGTTTTCCTGGGTCGGCGGGTTCTCGTCAGCGCCCAACACGAAGACTCCTCAGGAATTGGTGCCCGAACCTCAAAAGACTAAAGAAAGACTCAAACTATTGTGGCTGTCCTGCGGAAACAAGGACGGCCTGATTTCGTTTAGTCAGCGATTGCAGCGTTACCTCAAAGAGCATGATGTTCCACACGTCTGGAACGTCGATACACATGGGCACGATCCGACTCACTGGCGCAACAATCTTTATCACTTTGCCCAACTCCTGTTTCAGGACACGTCTGCCGAACAGAAGAGACAGATGGACGCGGAGAGCAGCACAACCGCTGTGCCGACCTCGCCAGACATCAAGGCATCGAACACCACTCCCGAAGGCATTGCTGACGACTTCAGGCCGGCAACAACAAACCAGTCCGGCAAGGTATACCCACAGGTGAACTCGCAGGGACGCATCAAATTTCGCGTTGTGGCCCCCGAAGCAAAAAGTGTTTCGACAACATTTCGCGACAGCACTGAATTCGTCAAAGGCGAGGACGGCGCGTGGATTGGATATTCCCGGCCGCTGGATGAAGGATTCCACTACTATGAGTTAATTATTGATGGTGCTCATGTCCCAGATCCCAACAGTACGTACTACTTTGGCGCAATGCGATGGGGAAGCGGAATCGAGATTCCTGCCCATGACCAGGAGTTTTACGCGCTGAAGAATGTGCCTCATGGACAGATTCGCGAAGTCTTCTTTCATTCCAAAAGTACGAATGCCGAACGGAGGGCGTTTGTTTACACACCGCCAGGCTACGACAGCCACCCCGAAACCTGTTATCCAGTGCTTTATCTGCAACACGGCTGGGGTGAAAACGAATACGGATGGAGCGTCCAGGGACACGCAGGGTTGATCATGGACAACCTGATTGCCGAAGGAAAAGCCAAACCATTCATCATTGTGATGACCTACGGCATGACCAACGAAGTTCGCATGGGTGGATTGCGAAACTTCGACATCACCGACTTCGAGACCGTTCTGGTCGATGAATTGATTCCTTATGTCGACGAGCATTTCCGCACACTGACAGATCAGCCCAATCGTGCTATGGCAGGTCTTTCGATGGGCAGTATGGAAACACGTCTGATCACGCTTCGTAATCTCGACAAATTCTCGCAGATCGGGCTTTTCAGCGGCGCGACAATTTCCGGGGAGGATGTGGAAAGCACTGAAGGCTTCAGGGAAAACGTGAAGCTCGTGTTCGTGAGTTACGGCAGCAAAGAAGTGGATGGCGGCCGAACTCGTCGAGGGGGTGATCCGAAAGACAGCGTGGAACAGCTGAAGCAGCTGGGCGTGAACGCTCACTACTATCTGTCGCCGGCAACCGCCCACGAGTGGCAGACGTGGCGTCGTAGTCTTCGGGAATTTGGGGCAATGCTGTTTCAGCCGGAAGACAAACTCTCGGGTACCTGGAATGTGAAATTCGATACGCAGATTGGAATCCAGGATTACATCATGACGTTCGACCGACAGGGCGGTCAGGTTGTTGCGAAAGCCAGAGCCGAGTTATCCGGCCGATCGCGTGAAATTGAATTCACCGATGTTGAATTGAATGGTAATTCGGTCTCATTCGTTGAAGAACTTAACTTTGGCGGCAATCAGATTCGCATTCAATACACCGGTCACATCGACGGAGATACCGTCGTGTTTCAACGAAAAGTGGGAGAATTTGCCAGCGAAAAGGCCACTGCAAGACGATCGTCGGCTGCCAGACAGGTCATGGCTGAGAGCGTAAACTCCACGCCGCCGGAATCTGGTTCCACCCCGTCCGAGGTCAGGATTGACCGTGTGATAAAGGAGGCCTTCAAAGATTCGTTTCTGGTTGGAATGGCTGGTGACTTACCCACCCGTTATTCCGACGAAGAGCTCCAGCTGGCGTCTGAGCACTTTGGAGCTATCACGCCGGAAAACTGTATGAAACCCGCACCGGTGCACCCTGCTGAAGATCGGTGGCAGTTTGAGCAGACGGACGCTCTGCTTCAATGGGCTGAGCAAAACAGGATGACAACACACGGGCATACTCTTGTGTGGCATCAGCAAACTCCTGACTGGTTTTTTGAGGGTGGTGACAGGGAGGTTGTCAGGCAGCGGATGAAGAACCACATTGAAACTCTTGTCGGGCGTTACAAAGGAAAACTCCAAAGCTGGGACGTGGTCAACGAAGCAATCAACGATGGAGGCAATGCTCAATCGGCGAAGACAGAACACCTCCGTGATTCAAAGTGGATGCAGATACTAGGCCCGGAATTTCTGACGCTCGCATTTCAGTTCGCGCATGCGGCGGATCCTGAAGCCGTTTTGTACTACAACGACTACAATATTGAGGCCGGGCCAAAGCATGAAAGCTCAATGGTGCTGTTGAAGCGACTGCTTGCAGAGGGAGCGCCGGTACATGCGGTTGGAATACAGGGGCATTGGCGCAGTGGCAGTGTTCCGTTCGAAGCCATTGATCGAGCAATCGCTGACTATGCTTCGCTTGGTTTGAAGGTCAGTATCACCGAACTGGATGTCACGATCCGTGGTGCATCCGGTGGGCAGTTCGGGGGTGGTATTGGCGGCCGCAGAAGTCGAGAAACCACGCCGGCTTCGATTGAAGACCTCAATGCTCAGGCCGAAGACTACTCGAAGCTGTTTGAAATTTTCAGGAAGCACGAGAAAGTGATTGAACGAGTGACTTTCTGGGGACTGAATGATCGTCGCACATGGCGCAGGGGGCAGCACCCTTTGTTATTCGATGCGAACAATCATGTGAAGCCCGCGTATGCGGCAATTGTCAATGCACGGGAGGCAGGTGAATCGCGTGAGTCCTCTTCCGCAGTAGATGAAGATCCTGCGAAATAA
- a CDS encoding ATP-binding protein, which yields MASPEQRIEELEKHLQQMEEQLFQAQRLSSVGALASSITHEFNNILTTVINYAKMGLRHNDEKTRTKAFDRILNASQRASRITTGMLAYARNNSDRQEPADLKKLLDDVLVLVQKDLQMHRIGVDMDISGSVWANVNSSQIQQLLMNLIVNARQAMNEHGRLKLTIRDNPDEGWAEVSVGDTGCGIPAEQLKHIFEAFYTTKKADARGQGGTGLGLSLCRRIIEAHQGRIRVESEVGKGTTFTLKLPRSQSPAGLISTALPEAAAS from the coding sequence ATGGCGAGCCCCGAGCAGAGAATTGAAGAACTCGAAAAACACCTCCAGCAAATGGAGGAACAGCTATTCCAGGCACAGCGGCTGAGTTCCGTCGGAGCGTTGGCATCCTCGATCACGCATGAATTCAACAACATTCTGACGACCGTCATCAACTACGCCAAAATGGGCTTGCGGCACAACGATGAAAAGACGCGAACGAAAGCATTCGACCGGATCCTGAATGCGTCTCAACGAGCGTCGCGGATCACGACCGGCATGCTGGCCTACGCACGCAACAATAGTGACCGACAGGAACCAGCAGACCTCAAGAAACTTCTGGACGACGTTCTTGTGCTCGTCCAGAAGGATCTGCAGATGCATCGAATCGGCGTCGACATGGATATTTCCGGGAGCGTGTGGGCGAATGTGAACAGTAGCCAGATTCAGCAGCTCCTTATGAATCTGATCGTCAACGCGCGCCAGGCGATGAATGAGCATGGACGTCTGAAACTGACGATTCGTGATAACCCTGATGAAGGCTGGGCCGAAGTGTCCGTCGGAGATACCGGGTGCGGAATTCCAGCGGAACAGCTGAAACACATCTTTGAAGCATTCTACACCACCAAGAAGGCCGATGCGCGGGGGCAGGGCGGGACTGGTCTTGGCCTGTCGTTGTGCCGACGAATCATCGAAGCACATCAGGGACGCATCCGCGTCGAAAGTGAAGTCGGCAAGGGAACTACGTTTACCCTCAAGCTGCCCCGGAGCCAGTCGCCTGCCGGGCTCATCAGCACCGCACTGCCGGAAGCGGCTGCCAGCTGA
- a CDS encoding PSD1 and planctomycete cytochrome C domain-containing protein, translated as MTVVRRRLKSLSVLLSVFLSASAVSALDSSVVDQVDFEQQVLPVLRSHCFDCHGEETRESQLRLDRKWALLRGGDSGEPAVLPGDAEGSYLIQLVSGAQPDKVMPPKDVDDVLTSDEIAVLKKWIEQGAHWPGPYGADQPSDEEVAASELNHWAFQPVRQPEIPQVPESWPAEWRQNPIDAFIAKGLVSRDLQPSKRADRATLARRLSLVMLGLPPRPKSVRAFSDNDLPEAWNNLVERTLQSSHYGERWARYWLDLVRFAETDGFETNRERPNAWPYRDYVIRSFNDDKPYDQFLREQLVGDAIGVPEATAYLVAGPVDIVKSPDIALTLMQRQNELDDMINTTSTAFLGMTVGCARCHNHKFDPIRQTDYYGLQAIFTGVRHGNRSVPPSMEQQIELKDLDAEVARLRGELKPFLKRNQASRPAVASDFNEELFEPVETQIVRFTITSTTGAQPCLDELEVFSGVQNVALASTGAVATCSTTLPGYEIHQLKHINDGLYGNSHSWISNESGAGWVQIEFPEPRSIHRIVWGRDREKKFRDRLAVGYKIEIATRDDQWREIASSDDRQPYSGRPSPVEYDFTGLSDAQAMHGRQLLERINAAEERRRQLRDSSTVYAGTFEAPQPTYRLFRGEPMAKREQVSPSAIEVLGDLGIDDDTSEQQRRKALADWITSPENPLTARVIVNRIWQWHFGQALVSTPSDFGKGGVKPTHPELLDFLAWQLMDHDWSVKHIHRLILTSATWQQAGSPNDAGMLRDAGCQLWWRFPPRRLEAEPIRDSILSVTGLLNLKMYGPGFSAFEVEMENVRHYHPKSKYSGDDFRRMIYQTKVRQEQDSVFGIFDCPDAASSVPRRSRSTTPLQALNLMNSSFVLQQSAAFAERLRADHSGDTSKHIQHAFLLCFARQPTPDELTDSLSFIDQYGLTAFCRAMLNSNEFLFIP; from the coding sequence ATGACAGTGGTTCGTCGCCGCCTGAAAAGTCTGTCTGTGTTGCTCAGCGTGTTCTTGTCTGCATCCGCTGTATCTGCGCTGGACAGTTCGGTGGTTGATCAGGTGGATTTCGAGCAGCAGGTCCTTCCTGTACTCCGATCACATTGTTTCGATTGTCACGGGGAAGAGACTCGCGAAAGTCAGCTTCGGCTGGATCGCAAGTGGGCTCTTTTGCGCGGGGGTGATTCGGGGGAACCGGCTGTGTTGCCCGGAGACGCCGAAGGCAGTTATCTGATTCAACTGGTTTCAGGCGCGCAGCCGGATAAGGTCATGCCGCCTAAGGATGTCGATGACGTCCTGACGTCGGATGAAATTGCTGTCCTGAAGAAGTGGATTGAACAGGGAGCACACTGGCCCGGTCCGTATGGTGCAGACCAGCCATCCGATGAAGAAGTCGCTGCCTCTGAATTGAACCACTGGGCGTTCCAGCCAGTACGCCAGCCCGAGATTCCGCAGGTCCCTGAGTCCTGGCCGGCAGAATGGCGACAGAACCCCATTGATGCCTTTATTGCCAAAGGATTGGTTTCAAGGGACCTGCAACCTTCAAAGCGTGCTGATCGAGCTACCTTAGCACGGCGTTTGTCTCTGGTCATGCTGGGACTTCCACCGCGTCCAAAGAGTGTTCGTGCCTTTTCCGACAACGACCTGCCCGAAGCCTGGAACAATCTTGTTGAGCGTACGCTGCAGAGTTCGCATTACGGCGAACGCTGGGCTCGGTACTGGCTGGACCTCGTTCGCTTTGCAGAAACCGATGGCTTCGAGACGAATCGCGAACGTCCGAACGCCTGGCCTTATCGAGACTACGTGATTCGCTCATTCAATGACGACAAACCCTATGATCAGTTTCTGCGTGAACAGCTGGTCGGCGATGCGATTGGGGTTCCCGAAGCGACGGCTTATCTGGTGGCAGGCCCTGTAGATATCGTGAAGAGCCCGGATATTGCTCTCACCCTGATGCAGCGTCAGAACGAACTGGACGACATGATCAACACGACCAGCACAGCCTTTCTGGGGATGACTGTTGGCTGTGCCCGATGCCACAATCATAAGTTCGATCCCATCCGGCAAACGGATTACTACGGTCTGCAGGCGATTTTTACCGGTGTACGACACGGGAATCGTTCCGTTCCACCATCAATGGAGCAACAGATCGAATTGAAGGACCTGGATGCTGAAGTCGCTCGACTTCGTGGCGAACTGAAACCTTTTCTGAAACGGAATCAGGCCTCACGCCCAGCCGTCGCTTCGGATTTTAATGAGGAATTGTTCGAGCCTGTTGAAACGCAGATCGTTCGATTCACAATCACGTCAACAACGGGAGCCCAGCCCTGTCTTGATGAACTTGAAGTTTTCAGCGGCGTCCAGAACGTAGCGCTAGCCAGCACCGGGGCTGTTGCGACCTGTTCCACTACCCTGCCCGGCTATGAAATTCATCAATTAAAACACATCAACGATGGTCTTTATGGAAACTCCCACAGCTGGATTTCCAACGAATCCGGGGCGGGTTGGGTGCAGATTGAGTTTCCAGAGCCTCGGTCGATCCATCGAATTGTCTGGGGACGGGATCGGGAAAAGAAGTTCCGTGACCGCCTTGCTGTTGGTTACAAAATTGAGATTGCAACGAGGGATGATCAGTGGCGCGAGATCGCATCTTCGGATGATCGGCAACCATATTCGGGCAGGCCATCACCAGTCGAATATGATTTCACAGGGCTTTCTGATGCCCAGGCGATGCACGGCCGACAATTGCTTGAACGGATTAATGCTGCTGAAGAACGGCGGCGGCAATTGCGTGATTCCTCCACCGTATACGCTGGTACGTTTGAAGCACCGCAGCCGACGTATCGTTTGTTTCGCGGAGAACCGATGGCAAAGCGCGAGCAGGTTTCTCCGTCTGCCATTGAAGTGCTGGGTGACCTGGGAATAGATGATGACACTTCCGAACAGCAGCGACGGAAAGCTCTTGCGGATTGGATCACGTCGCCCGAGAATCCGCTGACCGCGCGTGTCATCGTCAATCGAATCTGGCAATGGCATTTTGGTCAGGCACTGGTGAGTACTCCCAGCGATTTTGGCAAAGGTGGAGTGAAGCCAACACATCCGGAGTTGCTCGACTTTCTGGCTTGGCAGCTAATGGATCATGACTGGTCTGTGAAGCACATCCACCGCCTGATTCTGACATCTGCCACCTGGCAGCAGGCCGGTTCTCCGAACGACGCAGGCATGCTGCGGGATGCCGGATGCCAACTCTGGTGGCGATTTCCGCCAAGACGTCTCGAGGCAGAACCGATTCGCGATAGTATTCTCTCCGTGACGGGCCTGCTGAATCTGAAGATGTATGGGCCGGGTTTCAGCGCTTTCGAAGTGGAAATGGAGAATGTTCGGCACTATCACCCGAAATCAAAATACAGCGGTGATGATTTTCGACGGATGATTTACCAAACGAAGGTGCGACAGGAACAGGATTCTGTGTTTGGTATTTTCGACTGTCCGGATGCGGCTTCATCGGTTCCTCGACGCAGCCGTTCAACAACGCCGCTGCAGGCTCTGAATCTGATGAACAGCAGTTTTGTACTGCAGCAGTCGGCAGCCTTCGCTGAACGCCTGCGAGCCGACCATTCAGGTGATACATCAAAGCACATTCAACACGCGTTCTTGCTTTGCTTCGCTCGACAGCCGACACCTGATGAACTGACAGACAGTCTGAGCTTCATCGATCAGTATGGGCTAACAGCGTTTTGCCGAGCGATGCTGAACAGCAACGAATTCCTGTTTATCCCGTGA